One Acidimicrobiales bacterium genomic window carries:
- a CDS encoding ABC transporter ATP-binding protein — MKPSPETGSPAAKGGPGELPPALSSMWRALKLGYQHEPRLLAAAFVLALLASLPDALMALWLKLLGEGILEDNRGLLRVAALGLGLSATATWFLRTVSTRVQRHFRDKVTIALESHVARLQASVVTITHQERPDYLDRISLLRNHVFVLDHMYMSVFSTCGWILRLGVTVALLVSIHPALALLAVFALPTVVTSSWRPGVERVAQEKGAQSERLAKHLFFTATTAPPGKEVRVTRIGERLHVDRRVAWEGWYRLVSAARWGSAVWHALAWAVFGLAYVGAVVFVASGLDAPAGDVLLILAAGSRLSSYIGATVGEIGFLRGIWLDGSRRMAWLEDYANALEATADLPVPPRLTQGIAFDHVSFAYPGTDNLVLDDVTLELPAGAVVAVVGENGAGKSTLVKLLCKLYEPSAGRILVDGQPLGRMSAPEWRTRLAGAFQDFFRFELRARHSVGLGDEPRLDDAPAVDAAVDRAGADDTVARLPAGLDTQLGPTWPDGVEVSFGQWQKLALARGFMRDEPLVLVLDEPTAALDAETEHALFERYAAAARRGEADPALAAAVAEEDDAAARTGRITILVSHRFSTVRMADLIVVLDGSRVAEVGTHAQLMARGGQYAELYNIQASAYR; from the coding sequence ATGAAGCCCTCACCTGAGACGGGATCGCCGGCCGCGAAAGGCGGGCCCGGCGAGCTGCCGCCCGCCCTGTCGTCGATGTGGCGGGCCCTGAAGCTCGGCTACCAGCACGAGCCCCGCCTCCTCGCCGCCGCCTTCGTGCTGGCGTTGCTGGCCTCCCTGCCCGATGCCCTGATGGCGCTGTGGCTCAAGCTGCTCGGCGAGGGCATCCTGGAGGACAACCGGGGGCTGCTGCGTGTGGCCGCCCTGGGGCTCGGGCTGTCCGCCACCGCCACGTGGTTCCTGCGCACCGTGAGCACCCGGGTGCAACGCCACTTCCGCGACAAGGTGACCATCGCTCTCGAGTCGCACGTGGCCCGGCTCCAGGCCTCCGTCGTCACGATCACGCACCAGGAGCGTCCGGACTACCTCGACCGCATCTCCCTGCTCCGCAATCACGTGTTCGTCCTCGACCACATGTACATGTCGGTGTTCTCGACGTGCGGATGGATCCTGCGCCTCGGCGTCACGGTGGCGCTGCTGGTGTCGATCCACCCCGCCTTGGCCCTGCTGGCCGTCTTCGCGCTGCCGACGGTGGTGACCTCGTCGTGGCGACCCGGCGTGGAACGGGTTGCCCAGGAGAAGGGCGCGCAGTCCGAGCGGCTGGCCAAGCACCTGTTCTTCACCGCCACCACCGCCCCGCCCGGCAAGGAGGTCCGGGTCACGCGGATCGGCGAGCGCCTCCACGTCGACCGGCGTGTCGCGTGGGAGGGCTGGTACCGCCTCGTGTCCGCCGCCCGGTGGGGCAGCGCCGTGTGGCACGCGCTGGCCTGGGCCGTGTTCGGACTGGCGTACGTGGGCGCAGTGGTCTTCGTGGCGTCGGGTCTCGACGCGCCGGCCGGTGACGTTCTCCTCATCCTCGCCGCCGGTTCGCGGCTGTCGTCCTACATCGGCGCCACCGTCGGCGAGATCGGGTTCCTGCGGGGGATCTGGCTCGACGGATCCCGGCGGATGGCGTGGCTGGAGGACTACGCCAACGCCCTCGAGGCCACCGCCGACCTCCCGGTGCCGCCGCGCCTCACCCAGGGCATCGCCTTCGACCACGTCTCGTTCGCCTACCCGGGCACCGACAATCTCGTGCTCGACGACGTGACCCTCGAGCTGCCCGCCGGCGCCGTGGTCGCAGTGGTCGGCGAGAACGGCGCCGGCAAGTCGACGCTCGTCAAGTTGCTGTGCAAGCTCTACGAGCCGAGCGCCGGCCGCATCCTCGTCGACGGCCAGCCGCTCGGCCGAATGTCGGCCCCGGAGTGGCGGACCCGCCTGGCCGGCGCCTTCCAGGACTTCTTCCGGTTCGAGCTCCGTGCCCGCCACTCCGTGGGCCTGGGCGACGAGCCCCGCCTCGACGACGCTCCGGCGGTCGATGCGGCCGTCGACCGGGCCGGGGCCGACGACACGGTGGCCCGGCTCCCGGCCGGGCTCGACACGCAGCTCGGCCCCACCTGGCCGGACGGCGTCGAGGTCTCGTTCGGCCAGTGGCAGAAGCTGGCCCTCGCCCGGGGCTTCATGCGCGACGAGCCTCTGGTGCTCGTGCTCGACGAGCCCACGGCGGCCCTCGACGCCGAGACCGAGCACGCCCTGTTCGAGCGGTACGCAGCCGCCGCTCGTCGGGGGGAGGCCGATCCCGCCCTGGCCGCCGCGGTGGCCGAGGAGGACGACGCCGCCGCCCGCACCGGCCGCATCACCATCCTGGTGTCGCATCGGTTCTCCACCGTCCGCATGGCCGATCTCATCGTCGTCCTGGATGGGTCGCGCGTGGCCGAGGTGGGCACCCATGCCCAGCTCATGGCCCGCGGCGGGCAGTACGCCGAGCTCTACAACATCCAGGCCTCCGCCTACCGCTGA
- a CDS encoding ABC transporter ATP-binding protein: MATRLRLRERKEWKFFAVLPRADRTLAAAWWVVLVLRGVLPAAFAVTMGVLVGAVQGGDDLAGPLAAMGVVFVLLQVLAPVHQAVSANLGSRVSAWLYDRLSEACVRPPGMGHLEDPELTADLTVAREFDFGMTGPPMYMNMDFIAGGLVEAIGGLASALVLFGYAWWAPLLLGGAWLSTHWLLRESSVWRDRNTDEVREAQRHAEYAYRLAVDPPAAKELRVFGLAGWTIDRFVSRRKQLFDLQYRATRLRQRPVTWSLLVVGGANLVVFASLAASVNGGHLDLDRLVVFAQVAVGTSAIAFGGLNWAMDGASAPVAAVLRLQGAMGAKGALPPPAGPPVPAAGAPARDIRFRDVTFAYPQGGDPVLSGFDLTIPAGSSLAIVGQNGAGKTTLAKLLCRLYDPQAGAIEVDGVDLRAMDVDDWRSRVTAVFQDFIRFELPLRDNVAPGGAPDEAVLAALAEAGAVDLADLDTPLNKGYEGGTDLSGGQWQRVALARALCAVHQGAGLVLLDEPTAQLDVRGEAEIFERILAATRGATTILISHRFSTVRHADRICVLEHGRVVELGTHDELLARNGRYATMFNLQAQRFEAGEEDATYEALT; this comes from the coding sequence ATGGCCACCCGGCTCCGCCTGCGCGAAAGGAAGGAATGGAAGTTCTTCGCCGTCCTGCCCCGGGCGGACCGGACGCTGGCGGCGGCGTGGTGGGTGGTCCTGGTGCTGCGAGGCGTCCTCCCTGCCGCGTTCGCGGTCACCATGGGGGTGCTGGTCGGCGCCGTGCAGGGGGGCGACGATCTGGCCGGGCCGCTGGCGGCCATGGGCGTCGTGTTCGTCCTGCTCCAGGTTCTGGCGCCCGTGCACCAGGCGGTGAGCGCCAACCTGGGCAGCAGGGTCTCGGCCTGGCTGTACGACCGGCTCTCCGAAGCGTGCGTGCGGCCGCCCGGGATGGGCCACCTGGAGGACCCCGAGCTCACCGCCGATCTCACTGTGGCCCGCGAGTTCGACTTCGGCATGACCGGTCCGCCCATGTACATGAACATGGACTTCATCGCCGGCGGCCTGGTGGAGGCCATCGGCGGCCTGGCGTCGGCGCTGGTGCTGTTCGGCTATGCGTGGTGGGCCCCGCTGCTGCTGGGCGGGGCGTGGCTGTCGACCCACTGGCTGTTGCGCGAGAGCTCGGTGTGGCGGGACCGCAACACCGACGAGGTCCGCGAGGCGCAGCGCCACGCCGAGTACGCGTACCGCCTGGCCGTCGATCCGCCTGCGGCCAAGGAGCTGCGCGTGTTCGGCCTGGCCGGCTGGACGATCGACCGGTTCGTCAGCCGGCGCAAGCAGCTGTTCGACCTCCAGTACCGCGCCACCCGCCTGCGCCAGCGCCCGGTGACGTGGAGCCTGCTCGTGGTCGGCGGGGCCAACCTGGTCGTGTTCGCCTCGCTGGCTGCGTCGGTCAACGGCGGGCACCTGGACCTCGACCGCCTGGTGGTGTTCGCCCAGGTGGCGGTGGGAACGAGCGCCATCGCCTTCGGCGGCCTCAACTGGGCCATGGACGGGGCCTCCGCCCCCGTCGCCGCCGTCCTCCGGTTGCAGGGCGCGATGGGCGCCAAGGGTGCGCTTCCGCCGCCGGCGGGCCCGCCGGTCCCCGCCGCCGGCGCTCCGGCCAGGGACATCCGCTTCCGCGACGTCACCTTCGCCTACCCGCAGGGCGGTGACCCGGTGCTGTCCGGGTTCGACCTCACCATCCCGGCCGGTTCGTCCCTCGCCATCGTCGGCCAGAACGGGGCGGGCAAGACGACCCTGGCCAAGCTGCTCTGCCGGCTCTACGACCCTCAGGCGGGCGCCATCGAGGTGGATGGCGTCGACCTGCGCGCCATGGACGTCGACGACTGGCGGTCGCGGGTGACGGCGGTGTTCCAGGACTTCATCCGCTTCGAGCTCCCCCTGCGCGACAACGTCGCACCGGGCGGGGCGCCCGACGAGGCCGTCCTGGCCGCGCTGGCCGAGGCCGGAGCCGTCGATCTCGCCGATCTCGACACGCCGCTCAACAAGGGGTACGAGGGGGGCACCGACCTGTCGGGCGGTCAGTGGCAGCGTGTCGCCCTGGCCCGGGCGTTGTGCGCCGTGCACCAGGGCGCCGGCCTGGTGCTGCTCGACGAACCGACCGCCCAGCTGGACGTGCGCGGCGAGGCGGAGATCTTCGAGAGGATCCTGGCGGCCACGCGAGGCGCCACCACCATCTTGATCTCGCACCGGTTCTCCACCGTGCGCCACGCCGACCGGATCTGCGTCCTCGAGCACGGTCGCGTGGTGGAGCTCGGGACCCATGACGAGCTGCTGGCCCGCAACGGCCGGTACGCCACCATGTTCAACCTGCAGGCCCAGCGCTTCGAAGCCGGTGAGGAGGACGCCACCTATGAAGCCCTCACCTGA
- a CDS encoding caspase family protein, with protein MGAAIVALFVLATAAATTRATGPAPMPMLPDRLADAAAAGAAAAAASAPSDAAPPAVPSASPAAAPPAPALTVAAGGPAQGEVVMAPPPERFEAHAKRVEPAPEPAPPPQFDATTPPGTGTGTWAVIVGINDYPGTASDLRSAVNDADDTDLALAGMGVPTAQRLVLRDGQATAGHIREAVEWLVARAGPDATAVFFYGGHVRKLGVTSEALIGADGELLTDLELGERLSHLLPHRAWIAIAGCYGGGFTEVLAPGRILTGAAPADALAYESSRFGRSFLVQYMIRQAMIDQRAAGSVQAAFSYAVAELARDHPDRLPVQIDLALAPLDLRPVLAAAVPAPAPVPVPAPVTPPSTAPCRQLLLFACRS; from the coding sequence ATGGGCGCGGCCATCGTCGCGCTCTTCGTCCTCGCCACGGCGGCGGCCACGACCCGCGCCACTGGACCCGCTCCCATGCCCATGCTGCCGGACCGGCTCGCCGACGCCGCGGCCGCCGGCGCAGCAGCCGCCGCCGCGTCGGCGCCGAGCGACGCTGCGCCGCCGGCGGTGCCGTCGGCGTCACCAGCGGCCGCTCCCCCGGCCCCGGCGCTCACTGTCGCGGCGGGCGGTCCGGCGCAGGGCGAGGTCGTCATGGCCCCGCCGCCGGAGCGCTTCGAGGCGCACGCCAAGCGCGTCGAGCCGGCGCCCGAGCCGGCGCCGCCGCCCCAGTTCGACGCGACGACCCCGCCCGGGACCGGCACGGGCACGTGGGCGGTGATCGTCGGCATCAACGACTATCCCGGCACCGCCAGCGACCTGCGGTCCGCCGTCAACGACGCCGACGACACGGACCTCGCGCTGGCCGGGATGGGTGTCCCCACGGCGCAGCGCCTCGTCTTGCGGGACGGGCAGGCGACTGCCGGCCACATCCGTGAGGCGGTGGAGTGGTTGGTCGCCCGCGCCGGCCCCGACGCCACCGCCGTGTTCTTCTACGGCGGCCACGTGCGCAAGCTCGGTGTGACCAGTGAGGCACTCATCGGTGCCGACGGCGAGCTGCTGACGGACCTGGAGCTCGGCGAGCGGCTGTCGCACCTGCTGCCCCACCGGGCCTGGATCGCCATCGCCGGCTGCTACGGAGGAGGCTTCACCGAGGTGCTGGCCCCCGGCCGCATCCTCACCGGCGCGGCGCCGGCCGATGCGCTGGCCTACGAGAGCTCGCGGTTCGGGCGCTCGTTCCTCGTGCAGTACATGATCCGCCAGGCCATGATCGACCAGCGCGCCGCAGGGTCGGTGCAGGCGGCCTTCTCGTACGCGGTGGCCGAGCTGGCCCGTGACCACCCGGACCGGCTGCCCGTGCAGATCGACCTGGCGCTCGCGCCGCTCGACCTCCGCCCGGTTCTGGCCGCCGCCGTGCCCGCCCCTGCGCCGGTCCCGGTTCCGGCCCCCGTCACGCCGCCCTCGACGGCGCCGTGCCGCCAGCTGCTGCTGTTCGCCTGCCGGAGCTGA
- a CDS encoding nucleoside deaminase, translated as MTDEEAMVAALEEAALAPAHGDVPVGAVVISDGEILARHHNEREHRADPTAHAELLAMRDAAKRLGSWRLDRATVVVTLEPCPMCAGALVAARVARVVFAAPDPKAGACGSLYNLCADPRLNHEVAVTPGVLAGAAGALLIEFFAARR; from the coding sequence GTGACCGACGAGGAGGCCATGGTCGCCGCCCTCGAGGAGGCGGCGCTGGCGCCCGCCCACGGCGACGTGCCGGTGGGCGCAGTGGTCATCTCCGATGGCGAGATCCTCGCCCGGCACCACAACGAGCGCGAGCACCGGGCCGACCCCACCGCGCACGCCGAGCTTCTGGCCATGCGGGACGCAGCCAAGCGGCTCGGCTCCTGGCGCCTCGACCGCGCCACCGTGGTCGTGACGCTCGAACCGTGCCCGATGTGCGCCGGGGCCCTGGTGGCGGCCCGAGTGGCCCGCGTCGTGTTCGCCGCTCCCGACCCCAAGGCGGGGGCGTGCGGCTCGCTCTACAACCTGTGCGCCGACCCCCGCCTGAACCACGAGGTGGCGGTGACACCGGGCGTCCTCGCCGGGGCGGCCGGCGCCCTGCTCATCGAGTTCTTCGCCGCCCGCCGCTGA
- a CDS encoding sialidase family protein, producing the protein MKTDSGADEGITYDPAITPRRTGRGRTAALAAAAGVGLALVGIGLAVNSDDDSPPRMEVSAGTNRAVTPTTDEASLDAFNSPAVVASPKDADTLVVAARIDRPQLSAVVRRSEDAGATWKTTNIPLPPGEQRAYAPDLAFDASGDLYAAFVTLAETTNNPTGVWLTQSKDAGASFAAPTKVAGPYGYQPRVLANGSTIHVGFVQASASVEGITNGFGPPPNPVVVATSTDRGATFGQAVTVSGGRERVGAATPFFGINGELMVLFEDYGDDTTDFEGKAGAPTYEGDFALVMARSKDSGATFEEVSVVDDAIKATDRFNPYTPVYPSVAVAPKGEAPSGDAIYVAWADRRGSDWDVFVRRTNDGGETWGKRVQVNAADSTGTHQYLPTVSVALNGRVDVAFLDRSEGGAANNFAAAALATSFDAGATWRTITVSDKLFDSRVGPQGINPETADFGSRLGLVSQQERALTVWTDSRAGDEGNGRQEIYFAPVRIVPEEK; encoded by the coding sequence TTGAAGACCGATTCCGGTGCCGACGAAGGCATCACCTACGACCCGGCCATCACACCCCGACGCACAGGGCGCGGGCGCACCGCCGCCCTGGCAGCGGCGGCCGGCGTCGGGCTGGCGCTCGTCGGTATCGGGCTGGCGGTGAACTCGGACGACGACAGCCCACCTCGGATGGAGGTGTCCGCGGGGACCAACCGGGCCGTCACCCCGACGACCGACGAGGCAAGCCTCGATGCGTTCAACTCGCCGGCCGTCGTGGCATCTCCCAAGGACGCCGACACCCTCGTGGTGGCGGCGCGGATCGATCGTCCGCAGCTGTCGGCCGTCGTGCGCCGCTCCGAGGACGCGGGCGCCACGTGGAAGACCACGAACATCCCGCTGCCTCCGGGGGAGCAACGCGCCTACGCCCCGGATCTCGCCTTTGACGCCTCCGGCGACCTCTACGCCGCCTTCGTGACGCTGGCGGAGACGACGAACAACCCGACAGGCGTGTGGCTGACCCAGTCGAAGGACGCCGGCGCCAGCTTCGCGGCGCCGACGAAGGTCGCAGGGCCGTACGGCTACCAACCCCGGGTCCTGGCCAACGGCAGCACCATCCACGTGGGCTTCGTCCAGGCATCGGCGTCGGTCGAGGGCATCACCAACGGTTTCGGCCCTCCGCCGAACCCGGTGGTCGTCGCCACGTCCACGGACCGCGGCGCCACCTTCGGCCAGGCCGTCACCGTCTCCGGCGGCCGGGAGCGGGTCGGCGCAGCCACGCCGTTCTTCGGGATCAACGGCGAGCTGATGGTGCTGTTCGAGGACTACGGCGACGACACCACCGATTTCGAGGGAAAGGCCGGGGCACCGACCTACGAGGGGGACTTCGCGCTCGTCATGGCCAGGTCGAAGGACTCGGGCGCGACGTTCGAGGAGGTGTCGGTCGTCGACGACGCCATCAAGGCCACGGACCGGTTCAACCCGTACACGCCGGTGTACCCGTCGGTCGCGGTGGCGCCCAAGGGCGAGGCTCCCAGCGGCGACGCGATCTACGTCGCATGGGCGGACCGGCGGGGGTCGGACTGGGACGTGTTCGTGCGCCGGACGAACGACGGCGGCGAGACGTGGGGCAAGCGGGTGCAGGTCAACGCGGCCGACAGCACCGGCACGCACCAGTACCTGCCGACCGTCTCGGTGGCCCTCAACGGCCGCGTGGACGTCGCCTTCCTCGACCGCTCCGAGGGGGGCGCGGCCAACAACTTCGCCGCCGCCGCGCTGGCCACGAGCTTCGACGCCGGGGCCACGTGGCGCACCATCACGGTGTCGGACAAGTTGTTCGACTCCCGGGTCGGCCCGCAGGGCATCAACCCTGAGACAGCCGACTTCGGCAGCCGGCTCGGTCTCGTTTCCCAGCAGGAGCGTGCGCTCACGGTGTGGACGGACAGCCGGGCGGGCGACGAGGGCAATGGGCGGCAGGAGATCTACTTCGCCCCGGTGCGCATCGTCCCGGAGGAGAAGTAG
- a CDS encoding S8 family serine peptidase: MRALPLFVTVPPPLAPAATAALERAGATSVVSRGGGVVSFVARRGVAESALSLVGATGVVSLDCRGRRHEVPNDPGYVSQWALPAVRAPAAWDRTHGSTAVVVAVVDSGVDGTHPDLAGKLVPGYDAVHGTPLAPGNTDQVGHGTAVAGVIAATPNNGGGVAGLGWDTRVVAVKDGDALPLRSATVAGIRWAADHGFRLINVSSGYPAPDENETDAVAYARSKGAVVFASAGDAAQSGNPVNYPAAVEGAVGVGAVGFDGSRAPYSNTGSYVDLVAPGGSADGQTAHDIHVLAPGGGTTFRAGTSFSAPHAAAAAALVMAASPLLSASDAVGLLTSTAADLGAPGRDSEYGAGLLDADAAVAATSTTARSLRPASGYRLVARDGGIFAVGDAPFLGSTGALRLAAPIVGSATTPSGKGYWLVASDGGIFAFGDARFLGSTGAVHLARPVVGMAPTPSGNGYWLVASDGGVFAFGDARFLGSTGALPLARPIVGMAPSPSGDGYTLVASDGGVFGFGTSAFFGSTGAVTLRRPMVGMAATPSGRGYWLVASDGGIFAFGDARFLGSAGGLALARPIVGMAATPSGGGYWLVAADGGVFAFGDARFHGSAGGLRLNQPITGMTVAR, from the coding sequence GTGCGGGCCCTGCCCCTGTTCGTGACCGTCCCGCCGCCGCTCGCCCCCGCAGCGACGGCCGCCCTCGAGCGGGCGGGCGCCACGTCGGTGGTGTCCCGGGGCGGTGGTGTGGTGAGCTTCGTGGCCCGACGTGGCGTCGCCGAGTCGGCGCTGTCCCTCGTCGGCGCCACCGGGGTGGTCAGCCTCGACTGCCGCGGCCGTCGCCACGAGGTGCCGAACGACCCCGGCTACGTCTCGCAGTGGGCGCTGCCCGCCGTCCGGGCCCCTGCGGCGTGGGATCGCACCCACGGATCGACCGCCGTGGTGGTCGCCGTGGTCGACTCCGGCGTGGACGGGACGCATCCCGACCTGGCCGGCAAGCTGGTGCCGGGGTACGACGCCGTGCACGGCACGCCGCTGGCACCGGGCAACACGGACCAGGTCGGGCATGGCACGGCGGTGGCCGGTGTCATCGCCGCCACCCCGAACAACGGCGGCGGAGTGGCCGGGCTCGGTTGGGACACCCGAGTGGTCGCCGTCAAGGACGGGGACGCCCTGCCTCTGCGCAGCGCCACCGTCGCCGGTATTCGCTGGGCCGCCGACCACGGGTTCCGGCTCATCAACGTCAGTTCCGGATACCCGGCGCCGGACGAGAACGAGACCGACGCAGTGGCCTACGCCCGCAGCAAGGGAGCCGTCGTCTTCGCATCGGCCGGCGACGCCGCCCAGAGCGGCAACCCGGTCAACTATCCGGCAGCCGTCGAGGGCGCGGTCGGCGTCGGCGCCGTCGGGTTCGACGGATCCCGCGCCCCTTACTCGAACACCGGCTCCTACGTGGACCTCGTGGCGCCGGGTGGCTCCGCCGACGGCCAGACCGCGCACGACATCCACGTGCTCGCGCCGGGCGGTGGCACGACCTTCCGGGCCGGGACCAGCTTCTCCGCCCCCCACGCGGCAGCTGCTGCGGCACTGGTGATGGCAGCGTCCCCGCTGCTCAGCGCGAGCGACGCGGTCGGCCTGCTGACGTCCACCGCCGCAGACCTGGGTGCCCCCGGGCGCGACTCCGAGTACGGCGCCGGGCTGCTCGACGCCGACGCCGCCGTCGCGGCCACAAGCACGACGGCGCGGTCCCTGCGGCCGGCATCGGGATACCGGCTGGTGGCCAGGGACGGGGGCATCTTCGCCGTCGGCGACGCGCCGTTCCTCGGGTCCACCGGCGCTCTCCGGCTGGCCGCTCCGATCGTCGGGTCGGCGACGACACCATCAGGGAAGGGGTACTGGCTCGTGGCGTCGGACGGCGGGATATTCGCGTTCGGCGACGCCCGCTTCCTCGGATCGACCGGTGCCGTCCACCTGGCCCGGCCCGTCGTCGGAATGGCGCCGACACCGTCGGGGAACGGGTACTGGCTGGTCGCGTCGGACGGCGGCGTATTCGCATTCGGCGACGCCCGGTTCCTCGGCTCCACCGGCGCGCTCCCCCTGGCCAGGCCGATCGTGGGGATGGCGCCGTCGCCGTCGGGCGACGGCTACACGCTGGTGGCCTCGGACGGAGGGGTCTTCGGCTTCGGGACCTCGGCGTTCTTCGGGTCGACCGGCGCCGTCACCCTGCGCAGGCCGATGGTGGGGATGGCGGCCACCCCCTCGGGCCGCGGGTACTGGTTGGTGGCGTCCGACGGAGGGATCTTCGCCTTCGGCGACGCCCGCTTCCTGGGCTCCGCCGGCGGCCTTGCGTTGGCCCGCCCCATCGTCGGGATGGCGGCGACACCGTCCGGCGGCGGGTACTGG